The Nitrosomonas sp. PY1 genomic sequence CACCATTAACCGTACGTGATCATTAGTAAAAACAGCTAGTTTGTTTTTCAACATTACTTTAAAGCAAAGGACACTATGAATCAGATTCCGCAAGAAATATTTAAAGCCTATGATATCCGGGGTATTGTTGGAAAAACAATCACTGTAGAAAATGTTGAGAAGATCGGTCAGGCCATTGGTTCTGAGGCACGTGCTAGAAAACTGTCGACTGTTGCCATAGGTCGCGATGGAAGATTATCCGGTCAAGAACTATCGCAAGCACTGGCCCGAGGTATCCAGAAAAGTGGCGTTGATGTTATCGATGTCGGTATGGTAGCAACGCCGATGCTATATTACGCTGCGCATGAGTTATGCCAGTACTCGGGGGTTATGGTGACTGGCAGTCACAATCCACCCGAATATAATGGTTTTAAAATTGTTCTTGGCGGTACCACTTTATCGGCCGATACAATTCAGGCGTTGCGCATTCGTATTGAAAACAACGACCTTACACAAGGTAGCGGACAATATTCTGAGCATAGCATTGCCAAAGTTTATGCTGAGCGAATCAGGAGCACTATCAAATTAGCTCGCCCAATGAAAGTTGTGGTTGATTGCGGTAATGGCGTAACAGGTGCATTTGCTCCTGAGCTCTATCGTGCATTGGGTTGCGAGGTCATAGAATTATTTTGTGAAGTCGATGGTACTTTCCCCAATCATCATCCCGATCCATCGGTGCCTAAAAATTTACAAGATGTTATTCAAAAATTAAAGTCATCGGATGCTGAAATTGGTCTTGCTTTTGACGGTGATGGCGATCGTTTGGGTGTGGTAACTAAGCAAGGACGCATTATTAATCCAGATCGCCAGTTGATGCTTTTCGCCGCGGATGTTTTATCTAGAAATCCGGGTGGGGAAATTATTTTCGATGTCAAATGTACACGTAATTTGGCGCCATGGATTAGAAAACATGGCGGCATTCCTACAATGTGGAAAACCGGACATTCCTTTATCAAAGCAAAATTAAATGAATCGGAAGCACTTCTGGCCGGTGAGATGAGTGGTCATTTGTTTTTTAAAGAGCGTTGGTATGGTTTTGATGATGGATTATATGCAGGTGCACGATTGCTGGAGCTTTTAAGCCGGGAATCGGATATGAATACTGTTCTGAACAATCTACCTGATAGCATTAACACACCGGAGTTACAAGTGCATACTGCTGAAGGTGAAAATTATTCATTGATTGCTGAATTACAAAAGAAAGCAGTGTTTAATAGTCCGCAACAAGTTGTGACTATTGATGGACTGCGAGTTGAATATAGCGATGGTTTCGGTCTTGCTCGAGCATCGAATACAACACCGGTTATGGTTTTGCGGTTCGAAGCTGATAGTGAGGCGGCTTTAAAAAGAATTCAAGAAGACTTCCGTAACAACATCAAGAAAGTAAAACCAGACGTGCAGTTGCCATTTTAATTGATTGTTTTTATTGTGTAGTTTAAACGCGATGCATATTGCGATAGCGCAAATCAATCCGATTGTTGGTGATATTTCCGGCAACGCAGAGAAAATTTTACGAGCCGTGCGACAAGCGAAGCTTAAAGGTGCGAAGCTTGTTATAACGCCCGAACTTGCATTGTGTGGGTATCCGCCTAAAGATCTATTGTTGCGCGACGATTTTTATCAATCGTGTTACCAAACCCTACAAATGATCACGCAGGAGATTGATGACATAACGCTCGTGATAGGTCATCCACACCATGACGGCTGTAAGCTATATAACTCGGCTTCAGTCATTTGTTCAGGCAAGATTACGCATACATACCACAAAAGATTTCTGAGTAAACCACCGTTCTTTAATGAGTTTTATTATTTTGATGAAGGTTTGGAGCCTTGCTTTTTAAACTTCAATGGACTCAAGTGCTGTATTGAAATTGGCGCGGATGCGTTACTACATTCCGATCCGAGAAAATATACACACGCTGACGTCGATATCTTGTTGTTTCTGAATGCTTCCCCGTATTTCATCGACAAGCAAGTAACACGATATCAGGATACGCAACACTATATCAAGTATACGGGTGTTAGTGTCATTCATGTTAATCTGGTTGGCGGACAAGACGGTTTGGTGTTTGACGGAGCTTCCTTTGTTATGAATGCTGCGGGTGAGTTAGTTCATCAATGTAAGGAACTGATAGATACGATTGATTATATTGAGATTCAAAATCGCCAGCCGGTAAAAAATCATACGCTCGCAATTTCATTGCCTCCGATAGCCAGTGTTTATCAGGCATTATGTCTAGGTGTCAGGGATTATGTTCATAAGAATAATTTTTCGGGTGTTTTGATAGGATTGTCGGGAGGCGTAGATTCTGCGCTGGTACTAGCAATCGCTGTAGATGCATTGGGTGCGGAGCGAGTAAAAACCGTGATGATGCCCACGCAATATACGGCTGACATGAGCTTAGCAGATGCGCGAGAGATGGCCGATCGATTGGGGGTTTTGCATTCGGAATGTAATATTCAACCGCTGTTTGATTTGTATTTGTCGAAGATGGTCAGTGACTTTGCAATTTCATCCGAATTATTGAATACTTCGACGATGCCGGAGAATTTACAAGCACGCATTCGTGGCACCGTATTAATGGCACTTTCTAATCATAGTGGTTCGGTTGTATTAACAACCAGCAATAAATCTGAGTTTGCTGTGGGTTATTGCACTTTGTACGGCGATATGGCAGGTGGTTTGGCAGTACTTAAAGATGTTACCAAAACATTGGTTTATCAGCTTTGTCATTATCGTAATAAAATCAATCCGATTATTCCAGAGCGAATCCTACAGCGGGCACCTTCTGCTGAGTTACGGCTTAATCAAACCGATCAAGATACCTTGCCACCGTATGAAATTCTCGATACTGTTATTGAAGCGTATGTTGAGAAGAATTACTCACGTAATGAAATTATAGCGCTGCAATTTGATCCGGAAATCGTAGATAAGATAATTCACTTGATTCATCTTAACGAATACAAACGACATCAAGCTCCAATAGGGATACGTGTTACATGCTGCGATTTTGATCACGCATGGCACTATCCCATTACCTCTCATTACAAGTCTTAACATATCCTTTGCGTTTTCGCTTGTTCAGGTCATATGACGTGGTCAAGTAAAAACCGGACATTCTAGTTAAGCTATTTTTCCTTAACTGAAATGTCCGGTTTCATTAAATCATGTCAATATTCAATCTTTATCCTTCTCAGGGGTAACTGTAGCTTTATGAGTTTCCTCTATAGCTTCCGGCTTTTGAGGTAAGTGTTGATCGGTGCTATTGGTAGCGTCCTTGCGTTTCGATGTCAGTTTACCAATGATAACGAAAAATAGCGGCACAAAGAAGATTGCTAAGAAAGTGGCAGTCAACATGCCTCCAAAAACACCTGTACCAATCGAATTGCGGCTTGCCGCACCAGCACCGGTTGCTACGACAAGTGGTACTACTCCTAAAATAAAAGCCATGGAAGTCATGATGATCGGACGGAAGCGCAATCGTGCCGCATCCATAGCCGCATCTATTAACGATGCTCCTGCGGCTCGTTGCTGATTGGCAAATTCAACGATCAGGATAGCATTCTTTGCAGCCAGCCCAATCAGTGTTACCAAGCCAATTTGAAAGTAAACGTCATTGCTCATGTCTAGCACCCAAATGGCCAGGAGCGCTCCCAAGATCCCAAAAGGAATTGCAAGAATAACGGCAAATGGCACAGACCAGCTTTCATAAAGTGCGGCCAATAGCAGGAATACCATCAACATAGCAAAAATGAATATAAAAGTACCTTCTCCGCTTGCTTTGCGTTCTTGTAGCGATATGCCGCTCCAATCAATACTATAGCCTTTCGGTACCAGAATTTCATTGGCTATTTCTTCCAGTGCCGCAAGTGCTTGCCCCGAGCTGTAACCATGTGCCGCACTGCCTAGCACAAGCGCCGAGTTGAAGCCATTGAAATGCGTTACCGGATCTGGACCACTGGTAAATTCGGTTGTTACCACGGTATTCAAAGGAATCATGGTTTGTGTCGAACCTGCACGAGCGCGTACATAGACTTTGCTGATATCGTCGGGATTGGAACGGTATTCCGGTAGGGCTTCAGTTTGTACCCGGTAAACACGGCCAAACTTTAAAAAATCGTTGACATAAAAATTACCGAAGTAGGCCTGCATGGTATCGAATACTTCTGAAATAGGTACTCCCAGAGCTTTGGCTCGTTCCCGATCCACTTTTGCGAATAATCTGGGAGAACTGATACGAAAATTAGTGTTGGCAGCTGCAATTGCCGGGTGTTCCATTGCCTTGGCGACAAACTCTTGAGCAACGTTGGCGAATTCGTTGAAATCGCCACCGCTTGGATCCTGTAATTGTGCGGTGAAGCCGCCGGTGGTGCCCAGGCCGGGGATCGATGGCGCATTGAAAGCAAGAATCAAGGCTTCAGGAATTTTAGCAAATTCCTGGAAAGCAGATGCGATAAGCCCGGGTACTTTCTCATCTTCATGTTTTCGGTCATCCCAATGATGCAGTGGAACGAACATTGTCGCTTGATTTGAACCCCGCGTGGTAAAAACAAAGTTTTGTCCTGCCAAAGTATCGGTTGAATGAACCGCTGGCTTGGATTGAAAAAAGCTTTCAATCTTTTCCAATACGCTGATAGTGCGAGACATCGAAGCGCCGTCTGGCAACTGCACAATAGTAATAAAATAACCCTGATCTTCCTCTGGTAGAAAACTACTAGGGATCGTTCTGAACAGTCCAACGAGAAGCGCTATCAATAGCACGAAAATGATCAAAAAGATCGCTGATCGTTTTATGACAATTCCAACTGCACCGGTATAACGCGTTTGCATCCAATCGAAAGAGCGATTAAATATTTGCCAGAACCGGTTTTGCGGACCATGGCTTGGTTTAAGAACGATAGCACATAATGCCGGACTGAGCGTCAGTGCAACGAATCCGGAAATGGCCACAGATAATGCAATGGTAATAGCGAATTGCTTATATAGCTGGCCGGTGATTCCACCCAGAAAGGCAACCGGTACGAACACGGCAGCAAGTACCAAAACAATAGCGATGACCGGTCCACTGACCTCGGTCATCGCTATCTTCGCCGCTTCCTTCGGTGAAAGACCACCTTCGCTCATATGTCGCTCGACGTTCTCCACTACCACAATCGCGTCGTCGACTACGATACCGATAGCCAGAACCATGCCAAAAAGCGTTAAAGTATTGATCGAAAATCCCAATGCCTCCATACCGGCAAGTGTTCCGATCAATGAAATAGGAACTGCAACAGCGGGAATCAAGGTTGCGCGCCAGCTTTGCAAAAACAGGAAGACTACCAGAATAACCAGAAACATTGCCTCAGCGAGCGTGTGGAGTACCTCGCGTATCGATACTTCAATAAATGTGGTCGTATCGTAGGGAATATCATAAGAAACGCCTGGTGGAAAACTAGTGGACATTCTGTCCATTTCTTCTCGTACCCGTCGGACAGTATCGAGTGCGTTGGCACCGGGTGATAGAAAAGTCAACAGAAATGTATTGGGTTTTCCATTCCATCGTCCTTCCAAATCATAGGATTGTGCACCCAACTCAATCTTTGCTACATCCTGCATGCGAACCATTGAGCCATCCGGGTAGGCACGAATGATCATGCTTTCAAATTCCTTGACATCCTGCATGCGGCCTTGCGTGATTACCGGAATGGTCAATTCGGTACCGTTTGGGGTTGGTTCCCGGCCAATCCTGCCAGCCGGGAAATCACGGTTTTGCTCGCGTACGACTTCCGCGATCTCAGTCGGAGTAATATTCAATTGCGCCATGCGGATGGGATCGAGAATGATGCGCATGGAATAATTCTGCGCGCCGAATATCATCGCATCGCCAACGCCAGGAAGCCGTTTGACGTTGTCAAGAATGCGCAATATTGCATAATTCGACAAGTAAATGGTGTCGTGCTTGGGATCGGTAGAACTTAATGCAACTACTGCTAGTAGATCCGGTGAGGTTTTCTTTACAGTGACACCCTGGCGTATGACCTCATCGGGTAATTGCGGCTCGGCAAGGCGCTGTCGATTCTGAGTTTGGACTTGTGCGATATCTATATCAGTGCCAATTTCGAACGTAAGCTTCATGGTCATATGGCCATCGTTCGTGCTGGTTGATTCGTAATATAGCAAATTATCGATACCCGGCAATTGCACTTCAATGGGGCGTGCCACCGTATCCGCCACTACTTCCGCGCTAGCGCCCGGATAGTCGGCTTCGATTTGCACCATGGGTGGCACAATCTGTGGGAACTGCGAAATTGGCAGGTTTGTCAAGGAGACCAGACCGACAATAACAATAATAATGGATAAAACCGAGGAAAAAATCGGACGATCTATAAAAAAATTGGAGTTCATGTTGCGCTTTCCGCGGTATTTTCATCGGTCGAGGGTGATGGGGAAGTCTTTTCATCTTGATGAGGAACGGCCTTTACTTCAACGCCTGGTAGAATGCGGAAGAAGCCGTCCACCACTACGCGCTCCCCAGCTTTTAAGCCTTCCTCGATCAGCCATTCTTTATCGTGCCACGTACTGGCTCGAATCGGTCGTAATTGCACTTTATTGTGCTCATCG encodes the following:
- a CDS encoding multidrug efflux RND transporter permease subunit, which gives rise to MNSNFFIDRPIFSSVLSIIIVIVGLVSLTNLPISQFPQIVPPMVQIEADYPGASAEVVADTVARPIEVQLPGIDNLLYYESTSTNDGHMTMKLTFEIGTDIDIAQVQTQNRQRLAEPQLPDEVIRQGVTVKKTSPDLLAVVALSSTDPKHDTIYLSNYAILRILDNVKRLPGVGDAMIFGAQNYSMRIILDPIRMAQLNITPTEIAEVVREQNRDFPAGRIGREPTPNGTELTIPVITQGRMQDVKEFESMIIRAYPDGSMVRMQDVAKIELGAQSYDLEGRWNGKPNTFLLTFLSPGANALDTVRRVREEMDRMSTSFPPGVSYDIPYDTTTFIEVSIREVLHTLAEAMFLVILVVFLFLQSWRATLIPAVAVPISLIGTLAGMEALGFSINTLTLFGMVLAIGIVVDDAIVVVENVERHMSEGGLSPKEAAKIAMTEVSGPVIAIVLVLAAVFVPVAFLGGITGQLYKQFAITIALSVAISGFVALTLSPALCAIVLKPSHGPQNRFWQIFNRSFDWMQTRYTGAVGIVIKRSAIFLIIFVLLIALLVGLFRTIPSSFLPEEDQGYFITIVQLPDGASMSRTISVLEKIESFFQSKPAVHSTDTLAGQNFVFTTRGSNQATMFVPLHHWDDRKHEDEKVPGLIASAFQEFAKIPEALILAFNAPSIPGLGTTGGFTAQLQDPSGGDFNEFANVAQEFVAKAMEHPAIAAANTNFRISSPRLFAKVDRERAKALGVPISEVFDTMQAYFGNFYVNDFLKFGRVYRVQTEALPEYRSNPDDISKVYVRARAGSTQTMIPLNTVVTTEFTSGPDPVTHFNGFNSALVLGSAAHGYSSGQALAALEEIANEILVPKGYSIDWSGISLQERKASGEGTFIFIFAMLMVFLLLAALYESWSVPFAVILAIPFGILGALLAIWVLDMSNDVYFQIGLVTLIGLAAKNAILIVEFANQQRAAGASLIDAAMDAARLRFRPIIMTSMAFILGVVPLVVATGAGAASRNSIGTGVFGGMLTATFLAIFFVPLFFVIIGKLTSKRKDATNSTDQHLPQKPEAIEETHKATVTPEKDKD
- a CDS encoding NAD+ synthase, with the protein product MHIAIAQINPIVGDISGNAEKILRAVRQAKLKGAKLVITPELALCGYPPKDLLLRDDFYQSCYQTLQMITQEIDDITLVIGHPHHDGCKLYNSASVICSGKITHTYHKRFLSKPPFFNEFYYFDEGLEPCFLNFNGLKCCIEIGADALLHSDPRKYTHADVDILLFLNASPYFIDKQVTRYQDTQHYIKYTGVSVIHVNLVGGQDGLVFDGASFVMNAAGELVHQCKELIDTIDYIEIQNRQPVKNHTLAISLPPIASVYQALCLGVRDYVHKNNFSGVLIGLSGGVDSALVLAIAVDALGAERVKTVMMPTQYTADMSLADAREMADRLGVLHSECNIQPLFDLYLSKMVSDFAISSELLNTSTMPENLQARIRGTVLMALSNHSGSVVLTTSNKSEFAVGYCTLYGDMAGGLAVLKDVTKTLVYQLCHYRNKINPIIPERILQRAPSAELRLNQTDQDTLPPYEILDTVIEAYVEKNYSRNEIIALQFDPEIVDKIIHLIHLNEYKRHQAPIGIRVTCCDFDHAWHYPITSHYKS
- a CDS encoding phosphomannomutase/phosphoglucomutase; protein product: MNQIPQEIFKAYDIRGIVGKTITVENVEKIGQAIGSEARARKLSTVAIGRDGRLSGQELSQALARGIQKSGVDVIDVGMVATPMLYYAAHELCQYSGVMVTGSHNPPEYNGFKIVLGGTTLSADTIQALRIRIENNDLTQGSGQYSEHSIAKVYAERIRSTIKLARPMKVVVDCGNGVTGAFAPELYRALGCEVIELFCEVDGTFPNHHPDPSVPKNLQDVIQKLKSSDAEIGLAFDGDGDRLGVVTKQGRIINPDRQLMLFAADVLSRNPGGEIIFDVKCTRNLAPWIRKHGGIPTMWKTGHSFIKAKLNESEALLAGEMSGHLFFKERWYGFDDGLYAGARLLELLSRESDMNTVLNNLPDSINTPELQVHTAEGENYSLIAELQKKAVFNSPQQVVTIDGLRVEYSDGFGLARASNTTPVMVLRFEADSEAALKRIQEDFRNNIKKVKPDVQLPF